Within the Tistrella mobilis genome, the region ATCAGCAGCAAGGCCGTGAATTTTCCACGAGAGTGGACAAGGCGTCCCGCTCAGCGCCGGAGCACCAGCAGATTGCCGCACAGGATCACCCCCGCCCCCGCCAGCATGGCCGGTGTGAGCAGCAACCCTTCGAACCCCCAGGAGAGCGCCAGGGCCACCACCGGTACCAGGGTCATGGCATAGGCGGCCCGCCCGGGGCCGACACGCCGCACCAGATCGAAATAGATCAGGAAGTTGAGGCACGAGGCCGGCAGGGCCAGATAGGCGAGGCTCAGCCCATAGCGCCACGACCAGTCGAAGGCGAAGGGTGCCCCCTGAAGCAAAGCGACCGTGAGGGCGGTGACGCCGCCGATCAGCCCGCCCCAGGCGATGGCCGCCTCGGGTGCCAGCCCCTGCGCCTGATGGCGGGCGCCGATCACCGTGCCCAGCGCCGCCGCCACCGCAGAAACCGCTGCCCAGGCCAGCCCTTCCAGCGCCCGCGGCCCCTCGCCCAGCCGGGCGAGATCGGGGGCGAAGACCAGGGCGACGCCACCGATCCCCAGCGTCAGCCCGGCCAGATGACGACGGGTCAGCGAGGTGCCCAGCAGCGCCCGGCCGATCAAGCCGGCGAAGACCGACGAGGTGGAGAGCACCAGCGCCGCCGGGCCGCTGGGGATCAGGCGGACGGCACTGTAGAAGGCGACGAAGGCCAGCCCGTAAAAGGCGACGCCCTGCAGCACCGTCCATCGCCAGTCCGCCGCCGTCAGCCTGAGCCGGACGCCGCGGATATGCGCCCAGCCCATCATCAGCAGCCCCGCCGCGACCATGCGCCAGCCCACCGACACCACGGCCGGTACGGGCCCCGCCTGGAAGGCGGTGGCAAGCGCCCCGCCACCCCAGAGCAGGGCGGTGGAGATGAACAGAAGCGCGGTAACGCCCATGGCCCTGGAACCCTTGCGGGAATACGATCCGCAAATTCTATCCCGAAGCGCGCGCAGCGTACCAGGGCTTCCGCAAGACGCCTTCGCCGGCAGTCTTCGCGATGATTATCTGGTCACACCCACAAGAGCCGCCAGATGTGGGATAAAAGAAAATGGGCTGATCGTCACCGATCAGCCCGTTTCATTTGCGTTTCCGCAATCTCTGGAGCGGGAGAAGGGATTCGAACCCTCGACCCCAACCTTGGCAAGGTTGTGCTCTACCCCTGAGCTACTCCCGCCCGCTCCGTCAGGCAGCGTCGCTGCCGTCTGTGTGCGGGATAATATTCACGGCGGCGGCTGGCGCAAGAGGTTTTTTTCAGTTTGACGACGATTTTCAGACCGGGGCGTCGAGGGGCACCGGATGCAGCGACGGCCGCGCGTTGAGGGCGTCGCGATCGAAGCCGGCGATGTGCTTGTAATCGCCGATGATTCCGTTGAGTTCCGCCGCCGGCAGCACCTTTTCGATCGCCCTGAACCCGTCGGGCGCCCGCTCTTCGACCAGCTGCATCACCTTCTCGGGCCCGTTGGCCCGGTTGGCGAGCACGATGCGGGCGGTGGCGGGCCGTCGCTCCGCCTCGTAGGCGGCAAGCGCCGCATCGACATCGCCCATGGTCGCCAGCCGCCAGACCAGTGTGCGGGCATCCAGGATCGCCTGCGACGCGCCGTTGGATCCGATCGGGTACATGGGGTGGGCGGCATCGCCCATCAGCGTCACCCGGCCATGGGTCCAGGCCTCCAGCGGATCGCGATCGACCATGGGGAATTCGAACACCCGGATCGCGGCCCGAATGATCGCCGGCACGTCCAGCCAGCCGAAATTCCAGCCTTCGAAGGCCGGCAGGAATTCCTCCAGCACGCCGGGCCGGTTCCAGTCCTCGCGCTCCAGCTTGCGCTCGGGCAGGTTCAGCTCGGCGATCCAGTTGATCAGCGAAGCCCCGCGCGCCGCGATGTCGGGATCGATCGGATAGCAGACGAATTTCTGATCCTGATGCCCGGCCATCACCATGCTGCGGCCGTCCAGATAGGGCAGAGCCTCGCTGACGCCGCGCCAGAGGATGCGGCCGTTCCATTTGGGCAGGCCCTCGTCCGGATGGAACTGCGCCCGCACCGCAGAATGGATGCCGTCGGCGGCGATGATCAGATCCGCGGTGTCGTGCCCGAGCGAGGCGCCGGAGGTGCGCGAGACCAGATCGATCCGCGCCCGGCCGTCGGCCTGGGTGGAGACGCGCGCGGCGGCATGATCGGTCAGCACCCGGTCGGCGCCCAGCCGGGCCCGCGCCGCCTCGAACAGCAGCATCTGCAGGCGACCGCGATGGATCGAGTACTGGGGCCAGTTATACCCGGCGTCGCGGCCGCGCGCCTCGCGCCAGATTTCCTGCCCCAGCTTGTTGGTATAGATCAGCGTCGAGGTGGCGACGCCGGTGCGGGCAAGCTCGTCGGCCAGGCCCAGCTCGGTCAGCTCGCGCACCGCATGGGGCAGCAGGTTGATCCCCACCCCCAGCGGCCGGATCTCGGGCACCGCTTCATAGACCACGGTCTCGATCCCCGCGGCATGCAGGCTGAGCGCGGCCGTCAGCCCGCCGATGCCGGCGCCTGCAATGATGACCTTCATCGGATCCTCTCCTCCCATCCCGCACCCTGGGCACCGGCTCGGGGCCGGGTGCATTGCGTGTTTCGGGACAGGATATATCCGTAGAATGTACGATGTCATTACAATCCGAATTGACGATCATCCGCTCTACGAACTAATCTGAGGAAACCGGCGGAAAACCGGTTTATGGTGGCCGATGCACCGCCCCGGATCAGCGCAAGGCCAGCCCGGGGCCGGATCATCGGGAGACGGGAATGACACGCGGACGGCGGACGACCTCCAGCGTCCTGCCGCGGCCGGCCGGCCGCGGTGACGCTTTCGAGCAATGGCCGGAGGACGTTGAGTTCGGGGTGCTGCGCGAGCTGATGGGCTATGCGCTGCGCCGGGCCCAGATCGCCATCTACGAGGATTTCTTCGCCACCGTCGCGGATCTGGACATCACGCCGCCGATGTTCTCGTCGATGGTGCTGATCCGGAACAATCCCGGCCTCAGCCAGAGCCGGCTCGGCCGGGTGGTGGGCATTGCCCGATCGGGCACCATGGCGCTGGTCGACCGGCTGGAACGCGCCGGCTATGTCGAACGCCGCCCCACCCCCGGCGACCGGCGGGTCAACCAGCTGGCCCTCACCCCGCATGGCGAGGAGGTGCTCGACGAGCTGATCCGGCGGATCCGCGCCCATGACGACCGGGTCTCGGCGCGGCTGAGCGAGGCGGAGAAGGTCACGCTCCGCGAACTGCTCGCGAGGTTCTGAATACGCGATCTGCTCGCGAGGTTTTGAATACGCGATCTGCTCGCGAGATTTTGAGTACGCGAGTTGCTCGCGCGGCTTGAGACAACATCAGGCGGCATCCGCAGACAGGGATGCCGGAGACGAGCGGGGCGACAAGATCCCGCCGCCCAGGGAGGAGAGGCGCCCCATGTCGAGGGCAGACCCGGCCCCGCACAGCGTGCAGGGCCGCGGTGAGAAGGCGTCGCGGTCCGGCGGCCCCTTCCGCACCGGTTTCGGCCCCGTCGGGGTCCTGTGCCGTCTGGTCGCCATGGCCGGCGGGCTGATGCTGGTCGCGATCGCCGCGATGTCGGTGATCAGCATCATCGGCCGCTGGTTTGCCGGCACCAGCATCGGCGGGCTGGAATTCGGGCCCGTGCCGGGCGATTTCGAACTGGTCGAGACGGGCACCGCCATCGCGGTCTTCTGCTTCCTGCCCCAGGCCCAGCTCGCCCGCGCCCATGTCACGGTCGATCTCTTCACCATGCGCGCCGGCCCGGGTCTGCGCCGGGCGCTGGGCGTGGTGGCCGATCTTCTGTTCGCGGCCACCACCGCCCTGCTCGCCTGGCGGCTGACCATCGGCCTTGAAGAGCGCCTGACCTATGGCGAAACCACCATGATCCTGGGCCTGCCGCAATGGTGGGTCTATGTGCCGGGGGTGGCCTTCATGGCCCTGACCGCCCTCGCCTGCCTGACCACGCTTGCCGCCACGCTGCGCGGCGCGGTGCCGCCGACCGAGGCCGAGGCTGCCGCCGCAGAGGCCGGAACGGCCCGCGAGGAGAGCCGGCGATGAGCGATACCACCATCGGCCTTCTCGGCATTGCCGGCCTGCTCGTCGCCATGGCGCTGCGCGTGCCGGTGGGGCTCGCCATGCTGGTGGCCGGCATTCTGGGCAGCATGGCGGTTGCAGGCCCCATGGGCATCATGGCCGGGCTCACCACCCTGCCGGTGGAGCAGTTTTCCAACCACGCCCTCTCGATCGTGCCGCTCTTCCTGCTGATGGGCGCATTTGCAGGCCGCGCCGGCCTCTCGCAGCTGCTGTTCGACGCCGCCCGTGACTGGCTGGGCCATCGCCGCGGCGGCCTCGCCATGGCCGCGATCGGCGCCTGCGCCGCCTTCGGCTCGATCTGCGGCTCGTCTCTCGCCACCGCCGCGACCATGACCCGGGTCGCCCTGCCCGAAATGCGCCGCCACGGCTATCACGACGGGCTGGCGACCGGCGTTCTGGCGGCCGGCGGTACGCTCGGCATCCTTATCCCGCCCTCGGTGGTGCTGGTGATCTATGCGGTGCTGACCGGGCAGAACATCGACCGGATGTTCATTGCGGCCCTGGTGCCGGGCGTGCTCGCCGCTCTCGGCTATATGGCGGCGATCCGAGTGCAGGTGATGCTGAACCCCGACGCCGCCCCGGCCGTTCCCCGGATCGGCTGGTCGGAACGTCTCCGCGGCCTTGCGCGCACCTGGCCGGTCTTCGTGATCTTCGTGACGGTGATCGGCGGCATCTATGCCGGCGTCTTCACGCCCACCGAAGGGGCGGCGGTGGGGGCCGCGGCCACCGGGCTGTTCGCGCTGGTCCGTGGCGGGCTCCGCCGCGGTGCCTTCACCGAGGTGGTGATGGAGACCGCTTCGGGCACCGCGATGATCTTCATGATCGTGCTGGGAGCCGCCGCCTTCAACGGCTTCCTGGCGCTCACCGGCCTGCCGATGCAGGCGGCCGAGGCGATCGGCGGGCTCGACGTGCCGCCGATCGTGGTGCTGGCGGCGATCCTGGCGCTCTATCTGGCGCTCGGCTGCATCATGGACAGCCTGTCGATGATCCTGCTGACCGTGCCGATCTTCTACCCGCTGATCATGGCGCTGGATTTCGGCCTGCCGCCCGCAGAAGCCGCCATCTGGTTCGGCATTCTGGCCCTGGTGGTGGTGGAGGTCGGCATGATCACGCCGCCGGTCGGCCTGAATGTCTTCGTGATCAACGCCATGTCGGGCGGCACGCCGATGCGTGACACCTTCGCAGGCGTGATCCCGTTCCTCGTCTCCGACGTGCTGCGCATCCTGGCGCTGGTGGCCTTTCCGGGCATCACGCTTGGCCTGATGCGCCTGCTCTACTGATCTTCAGGAAAGGTCCGCCGCCCATGACCACCGGCTTTCCCGCCACCCCGCCCGTCCTGTCCCCGGTCGCCCTGATCGAGGCCGAGATCGGCACCCCGCAGGAACTGGGCGCACTGGCCGACGGCCAGCGCCGGATCATCCCGATCCTGGGGGGGCGGGTCTCGGGCGCCCGGCTGGCCGGGCGGGTGCTGCCGGGCGGGGCCGACTGGCAGACCGTGCGGCCCGACGGGCTGGCCGAGATCGAGGCCCGCTACACCCTGGCCCTGACCGAGGTCGACGGCGCGGCCGTGGATGCGCTGGTCGATATCCGCAATCCCGGCATGCGCCACGGCCCCGCCGAGGTGCTCGCCCGGGTGGCGGCGGGAGAGGATGTCGACCCCGCGCTCTATTACTTCCGGACCACCCCACGCTTCACCACCGGACATCCGGCCCTCGGCTGGATGAACCGGACCCTGTTCGTGGCCCGCGGCCGCCGGCTGGCGGCGCGGGTCGAAATCGAGGTCTTCGCGGTCGGCTGACCGCATCAACCCGGCATGCCGCCCGCCCAGAAGCGGCAGCCAGCCCACATCAGGCAGATCAGGGAGGAGAAACCGATGACGGATATCGCAACCGGCTGGCGGCGGCTGGCCACACGGATGGCGGCGGGCGTGGCGGGCCTGGTGGTGGCCGCAGGCATGGCCGGCCAGGCGGCCGCAGCCGAGGTGACGCTGCGCCTGCACCACTTCTTCCCGCCCACCTCGGCGGTCCATTCGAAGTACTTCACCGACTGGAAGCAGCGGGTGGAGAGCCAGTCCGGCGGGCGGATCGAGGTCAAGATCTACCCGGCCATGCAGCTGGGCGGCACCCCGCCCTCGCTGTTCGATCAGGCGCGCACCGGCCAGGCCGACATCATCTGGACGGTGGTCGGCTACACCCCCGACCGCTTCCCCGAGGCCGAGGTCTTCGACCTGCCCTTCCTGCCGCGCTCGGCCGAGATCACCAGCCAGGCCGCGCATGAATTCGCCATGAAGCACCTCACCAGCCGCTTCGAAGGCGTGAAGGTGATCGCAGCCCACACCCACAGCCCCGGGCTGATCCACACCCGCGATCGCGAGGTCCGCACGCCTGAAGACATGAAGGGGCTGAAGCTGCGCGGGCCGTCGCGGCTGATCAATTCCTTCATCGAGGCGCTGGGCGCCGAGCCGGTCGGCATGCCCGTGCCCCAGACGGCAGAGGCGCTGTCGCGCGGCGTGATCGACGGCACGGTTCTGCCCATGGAAGGGCTGGACGCGCTGCGCCTGCAGGAACTGGTCCACCGCCACATGGTGTTCGCGGGCGAGAACGCGCTCTACACCACCATGATGCTGGTGGCGATGAACCAGGCCAAATATGACGGCCTGCCCGCCGACCTGAAGAAGGTCATCGACGACAATGCCGGCATCGCCGAGGCCCGCGCGATCGGCCGCGTGATGGATCAGGCCGATGCGCCGGTGGTGGCCTCGATCGAAAAGTCCACGACCAACCGGATCATCGCGCTCACGCCCGAGGAAACCGACCGCTTCCGCGCCGTCGGTGCCGAGGTCGAAAAGGCCTGGGCCGAGCGGATGACCGCCCGCGGCATCGACGGCCCTGCCCTCATCGAGGAAGCCAAGGCGCTGGTGGCGAAGTACGCAGCCCGGCCCTGACGGGGTCCCGGTCGCGGGATCCGGACTTGCAGGCGGGGCGGGGAAGCGGCGATGATCCGCGTCTTCGCCCCGCCTGATGTCGTTCAAAGACCACCGGATCCGTCATGCCCGCCACCCGCGCCGACCTCTTCGCCCGCCTCGATGCCCTTGGCATCGCGCACGAGACCTATGACCATGCGCCGGTTTTCACCGTCGAAGAGGCGGAGGCCGAGACCGGCCATGTGCCGGGGCTGCACGTCAAGAACCTGTTTCTGAAGGACAAGCGCGGCGATCTCTGGCTGGCCACCGTCGCCGCAGACCGGCGGGTGGATCTGAAACATCTGCAAACGCTGCTCGGCGCCGGGCGCTTCTCGTTCGGCAAGCCCGATCTGCTGATGGAGGTGCTGGGCGTCACCCCGGGTTCCGTCACGCCTTTCGCGCTGATCAACGATCCCGACCGCCGGGTGGTCTTCGCGCTCGACCGGCTTGTGGCCGAGGCGGAGCGGATCAACGCCCATCCCCTGTTCAACGATGCCTCGACCGTGGTGACGGGCGAAGGGTTGAAACGCTTCGTGGCAAGCTTCGGCCACGACGTGCGGATCGTCGATCTCGACGCCCCGGCCTGAGCGACGCACCGACCTGAGCGAGACACCGACCTGAGCGAGGCACCGGCCGGATCGCGTCTGAGGCGTAATCCGGTAGGGGTGCCCCTTGCTGGAGACGCGCGCCGTGCCATCTTTCATGCTACAAGCGGGAGGCCGCGGCCGGCCTTCCGGGCGCGGCAGAGTTTCGCCATCGCGCTTCGAAAAAAGAACGGGACCGTTGCCATGCAGACCATCATCGGCGGCGCCGGGGGCACCGCCCCGGCGGATGTGATCAAGGACACCGACACCGCGCATTTCATGGCCGACGTCATCGAGACCTCGCGTGAGACGCCGGTCATCGTCGATTTCTGGGCGCCCTGGTGCGGCCCCTGCAAGCAGCTGACCCCCGTGCTCGAAAAGGTGGTTCTGGCCGCCAAGGGCAAGGTGCGGCTGGTCAAGATGAACATCGACGAGAACCCGGAACTGGCGCAGCAGATGCGCATCCAGTCGATTCCGGCGGTCTATGCCTTCGTGGGCGGCCGGCCGGTCGACGGGTTCATGGGCGCCCTGCCCGAAAGCCAGATCCGCCAGTTCGTCGACAACCTGCTCCGCGCCGGCGGCGACGACGAAACCCGGATGATCGACGAGGCGCTGGCCCAGGCGGCCGAGCTGCTGGAAGCCGGCGATGTGCGCATGGCCGGCGGTCTTTACACCCAGGTTCTGCAGGCCGATCCGTCGCGCACCGAAGCGCTGGCCGGGCTCTCCCAGGTCTATGTGAAGATGGGTGACCTGGAGAAGGCGCGCGAGGTGCTGGCCCACGCGCCGGAAGAGATGGCGAAGGATCCCCATCTGGTCCGCGCCCGCACCGCCATCGATCTGGCCGAGAAGGCGGCCGGTGCCGGCGAGACCGCGGCGCTGGAAGCCAGGCTCGCCGCCGATCCGGCCGACCACGCCACCCGCATGGAACTCGCCATGGCGCTCTATGCCGCAGGCGATGCCAGGGCCGCGATCGACCAGCTGCTGGAGATCGTCCGCCGCGACCGGGATTGGAACGAGAATGCCGCCCGCACCCAGCTGTTCGAGATCTTCGATGCGCTGGGCCCCAAGGATCCGGTGGCCCAGAGCGGCCGCCGCAAGCTGACCTCGATCCTCTTCGCCTGATCCGCCGACACGATCCGCCGGATCCCGGACGGGGCGGTGGGCGACCGGCGCGCCCCCGCCTTCCGGATCCTGCGCCCGCAACCCGCCGGCCGACCGAGCAGAGCCCGAACCTGCCATGATCCGTGCCCACGACGTCCTGCCGCCGGTGCTGCCGGTCTTCCCGCTCGGCGGTGTCATCCTGCTGCCCGGGGGGCGGCTGCCGCTGAACATCTTCGAGCCGCGCTATCTGGCGATGATCGACGACGCGCTGGGCAGCCACCGGCTGATCGGCATGGTCCAGCCGGTCCGCGCCGGGCTCGGCACCAATATGGGCCTCGTCTCGGGTGCGCCCGAAATCTACGGTGTCGGCTGTGCCGGCCGGATCAGCAGTTTCCAGGAAAGCGGCGACGGCCGCTATCTGATCACGCTGACCGGCGTCGCCCGCTTCCGCGTGGCCGAGGAACTGGCCGTCACCACACCCTATCGCCAGGTCCGCACCGATTTTGCCGCCTTCGAGGCCGATCGCGGCGAGCCGCCGCCGGCCGGGCTGGACCGCGCCCTGCTGACCGACCGGCTGAAGCGCTATTTCGCCCTGCAGGGGCTGTCTGCCGACTGGCAGGCGATCGATCAGGCCTCGGACCAGGCGCTGATCACCTCGCTCGCCATGATCTGCCCCTTCTCGGAGGCAGAGAAGCAGGCCCTGCTCGAGGCCCCCGCCCTGCCGGAACGCGCCGCCTTGATCCTCGACATGATGGAGATGGCGTTGCATACCGGAGAGGACGACGACGACGCGCCGCGTCACTGACCGCAAGGATTTCGTGCCCCATGTCCGACGCCACCCCCATTTCCGACACCACCCCCGTGCCGCATGCCAGCGTCGATCCGCGCCTGCTGGAGATCCTGGTCTGCCCGCTGACCCGCGAGCCGCTGCGCTATGACGCCGCTGCCCAGGAGCTGATCAGCGATGCGGCGAAGCTCGCCTATCCGATCCGCGACGGCATCCCGATCATGCTGGTCGACGAAGCCCGTTCGCTCGACGACGCGGCCGGAGCCTGATCCCATGGCTGGTTCCCATGGGCATGAGCATGGCCACGAGCACGGGCACAGCCACATGCCGGCACCGGCCGCCCCCTGGCCGGTGGAAATCCGCCTGAAGCGGTCGGCACGGGTTCTGGAGGTCACCTTCGACGACGGCAACCATGTCCGGCTGGGGGCCGAGTATCTGCGCGTGGAAAGCCCCTCGGCCGAAGTGCAGGGCCATGGCCCCGGGCAGAAGAAGGTGCCGGCCGGCAAGCGCAATGTGGCGATCGTCGACGTTCAGCCGGTGGGCAACTACGCCGTGCGGCTGGTCTTCGACGACGGCCATTCCACCGGCATCTATGGCTGGGGCTATCTGGCGGAACTCGCGCGTGAGCACGACCGGCGCTGGGAAAGCTATCTCGACGCCCTGGCCGCCGCCGGCCAGACGCGGGGCTGAGCAGAGCCGGGGCTGAGCAGGGGGCCGACAAAAAAAGTGGCCGCCGCGACGGGGCATGTCGCGACGGCCAGGCTTCGGGTGATCGGGCCCGAGCTTTCTTAAGTCAGCGCTTTCTGAAATCTGCGGCGTTGCGGTTCCGGCTGGTCTCAGCGGGCAACCCGGCGGCGGCGCGGATTGCGGCTGCCGGTTCCCGTGCCGGTGCCGGGGCCGCGATAGGTGCGGCCGCGCCGCGGCGCATCGGCCATGGCGCGCAGGCCGGCAGGATAGGGGGCCGGCGCGGCCATGCGGGGCGCTGCGGAGCCGGCGTGGGCGTGGTTGCGCGGGGGGCGAACCATGGTCATGGGGGCATTCCTTGAACATTGGCCCGACAGGATGCACCCACCCGGTCCGCCATGTTGTCAGTTCGGGTGATGATTACCAGCGGTAGCGAAGCACGGCCAGCCCCCGATCATGGGGGGCGCCCGGAAAATGCGGACCGGGACACGCGGTCTCCCGCAGGATGCGTCTCAGGGCATGCGTCCCTGAACCAGGGCCGGCAGGCGGCCCAGTTCGCCCATCGCATGGCGCATGGCCAGTTTCTTCACCGGCCCCAGCCGGTTCACCGCCGCAAGCCCCAGATCGCGCGCCAGGCGTACCGGCGCCACATCGTTGGAAAACAGCCGGTTCAGCCCGTCGGTCGCCGCCACCAGCGCCATGGTGTCGGTGCGGCGCCAGCGTTCATATGCCGCAAGCACATCCGGGGCGCCGACATCGCCGCCCAGGCGCCGCGCCTGCACCATCACCTCGACCAGGGCCGCCACGTCGCGGATGCCCAGATTGAAGCCCTGCCCCGCGATCGGATGGATGGCATGGGCGGCATCGCCCACCAGCGCCAGGCGCCGGTCGACGAAGCGCCGCGCCAGGGTCAGCGCCAGCGGATAGGCGAAGCGCGGACCTTCCAGCCGGAGCCGCCCCAGAAAATCGCCGAAGCGGGCCCGCAGCTCTTCCAGATATCGCAGATCGTCCAGCGCCTGGATGCGGGCGGCATCCTCGTGCCGTTCGGTCCACACGATCGACGAGCGATTGCCGGCCAGCGGCAGGATCGCAAAGGGGCCCGGCGTCAGGAAACGTTCATGGGCCACACCTTCATGCGGGTATTCATGGGCCACGGTGCAGACCAGGCCGGTCTGGCCATAGCCCCATTCGGTGACCGCGATCCCGGCCTCGTCGCGCAGCCGTGACCGGCGGCCGTCGGCCGCCACCACCAGCGGCGCACGCAGCACCCGGCCATCCGCCAGGGTGACGGTCGCCCGCGCGCCCTGCCGGTCGACCGAGACCACGCCTGCCGGGGCCACCACGGTCAGCCGATCGGCAAGTGCCGCGGCACGCTGCGCCAGGGCAGCCCGCATGTGGCGATTCTCGACCAGCCAGCCCAGCGGTTCTTCCCCCACCTGGACATGGTCGAAATGCAGATGCATCAGGCTGGGCCCGTCGGTCACCCGGATATGTTCGATCGCGCCGGTTTCCGCCACCAGCGGCCAGACGCCGATCGCGGCCAGCACCTGCTTCGACCCATGGGCGATGGCGCTGGCCCGGCCGTCGAACCCGCCATCGAGCTGCGCCGTGGGGTCTTCGCGATCGACGACGATCACGTCGAGGCCGGCTGCTGCGGCGGCAACGCCCAGCGTCATGCCGACCAGCCCGCCGCCCACGATCACCAGGTCGCCCGCCATCATCTCCATCTGCCTCCGCTCCGCCACGCCTGCTCGGTGATGCCGGGCCGGTGAGCCCGGCCCTGCCGCGCAAGATCGGCCCGCCGGTTCCGAAAGTCCAGCCATGCCCGCCAATTCGGTGGCGTGACCAGGAATTGCCCACCATCGGGTGATCTGCACAAAAAACAGACAACATCACTCGCTGCACCCGCGTCCCGGCGGGTCCGATCCCGCCGGATTGCCCGTCCATCGTGCATTGCAGCGCGGAATCCCGCCAATGACACGAAATTGGCACGGGTCTTGAAGTGTCACGCCCGGACCGCCGGCGCCCAGGGTGCCGGCCGCCAGGACATCAAGGCTGCGGGGGAAAGGAACAGGGCGCCATGAAGCTGATCTCTGCGATCATCAAGCCCTTCAAGCTGCAAGCCGTTCGCGAGGCGCTGACCGATCTGGGCATCCAGGGCCTGACCGTCACCGAGGTGAAGGGATATGGGCGGCAGAAGGGTCAGACCGAAATCTATCGCGGCGCGGAGTACGAAGTGAATTTCGTGCCGAAGCTGAAGATCGAGATCGCCCTCAACGACGACCTGCTGGAGGCAGCGGTCGAGGCGATCCAGACCAATGCCCAGACCGGCAAGATCGGCGACGGCAAGATTTTCGTGTTCGACCTCGAACGTGTGGTGCGCATCCGCACGGGCGAAACCGACAAGGACGCTCTCTGAGCCAACGGGAAGGAGACCCACCAGAGATGGCGCTGACGGCCACCAACTTCCGGCGTGCCGCCCTTGCGGCGATCGCTCTCACCCTCGTTGCGGCACCGGCGCGGGCCGAAGTCGACCCCGAGGTTCAGTATATCCTCAACACCTTCTCGTTCATCATCAACGGCGCCCTGGTCATGTGGATGGCCGCGGGCTTCGCGAT harbors:
- a CDS encoding DMT family transporter, whose product is MGVTALLFISTALLWGGGALATAFQAGPVPAVVSVGWRMVAAGLLMMGWAHIRGVRLRLTAADWRWTVLQGVAFYGLAFVAFYSAVRLIPSGPAALVLSTSSVFAGLIGRALLGTSLTRRHLAGLTLGIGGVALVFAPDLARLGEGPRALEGLAWAAVSAVAAALGTVIGARHQAQGLAPEAAIAWGGLIGGVTALTVALLQGAPFAFDWSWRYGLSLAYLALPASCLNFLIYFDLVRRVGPGRAAYAMTLVPVVALALSWGFEGLLLTPAMLAGAGVILCGNLLVLRR
- a CDS encoding flavin-dependent oxidoreductase, translated to MKVIIAGAGIGGLTAALSLHAAGIETVVYEAVPEIRPLGVGINLLPHAVRELTELGLADELARTGVATSTLIYTNKLGQEIWREARGRDAGYNWPQYSIHRGRLQMLLFEAARARLGADRVLTDHAAARVSTQADGRARIDLVSRTSGASLGHDTADLIIAADGIHSAVRAQFHPDEGLPKWNGRILWRGVSEALPYLDGRSMVMAGHQDQKFVCYPIDPDIAARGASLINWIAELNLPERKLEREDWNRPGVLEEFLPAFEGWNFGWLDVPAIIRAAIRVFEFPMVDRDPLEAWTHGRVTLMGDAAHPMYPIGSNGASQAILDARTLVWRLATMGDVDAALAAYEAERRPATARIVLANRANGPEKVMQLVEERAPDGFRAIEKVLPAAELNGIIGDYKHIAGFDRDALNARPSLHPVPLDAPV
- a CDS encoding MarR family winged helix-turn-helix transcriptional regulator; this encodes MTRGRRTTSSVLPRPAGRGDAFEQWPEDVEFGVLRELMGYALRRAQIAIYEDFFATVADLDITPPMFSSMVLIRNNPGLSQSRLGRVVGIARSGTMALVDRLERAGYVERRPTPGDRRVNQLALTPHGEEVLDELIRRIRAHDDRVSARLSEAEKVTLRELLARF
- a CDS encoding TRAP transporter small permease, coding for MSRADPAPHSVQGRGEKASRSGGPFRTGFGPVGVLCRLVAMAGGLMLVAIAAMSVISIIGRWFAGTSIGGLEFGPVPGDFELVETGTAIAVFCFLPQAQLARAHVTVDLFTMRAGPGLRRALGVVADLLFAATTALLAWRLTIGLEERLTYGETTMILGLPQWWVYVPGVAFMALTALACLTTLAATLRGAVPPTEAEAAAAEAGTAREESRR
- a CDS encoding TRAP transporter large permease, with amino-acid sequence MSDTTIGLLGIAGLLVAMALRVPVGLAMLVAGILGSMAVAGPMGIMAGLTTLPVEQFSNHALSIVPLFLLMGAFAGRAGLSQLLFDAARDWLGHRRGGLAMAAIGACAAFGSICGSSLATAATMTRVALPEMRRHGYHDGLATGVLAAGGTLGILIPPSVVLVIYAVLTGQNIDRMFIAALVPGVLAALGYMAAIRVQVMLNPDAAPAVPRIGWSERLRGLARTWPVFVIFVTVIGGIYAGVFTPTEGAAVGAAATGLFALVRGGLRRGAFTEVVMETASGTAMIFMIVLGAAAFNGFLALTGLPMQAAEAIGGLDVPPIVVLAAILALYLALGCIMDSLSMILLTVPIFYPLIMALDFGLPPAEAAIWFGILALVVVEVGMITPPVGLNVFVINAMSGGTPMRDTFAGVIPFLVSDVLRILALVAFPGITLGLMRLLY
- a CDS encoding DUF3237 domain-containing protein, whose protein sequence is MTTGFPATPPVLSPVALIEAEIGTPQELGALADGQRRIIPILGGRVSGARLAGRVLPGGADWQTVRPDGLAEIEARYTLALTEVDGAAVDALVDIRNPGMRHGPAEVLARVAAGEDVDPALYYFRTTPRFTTGHPALGWMNRTLFVARGRRLAARVEIEVFAVG
- a CDS encoding TRAP transporter substrate-binding protein yields the protein MTDIATGWRRLATRMAAGVAGLVVAAGMAGQAAAAEVTLRLHHFFPPTSAVHSKYFTDWKQRVESQSGGRIEVKIYPAMQLGGTPPSLFDQARTGQADIIWTVVGYTPDRFPEAEVFDLPFLPRSAEITSQAAHEFAMKHLTSRFEGVKVIAAHTHSPGLIHTRDREVRTPEDMKGLKLRGPSRLINSFIEALGAEPVGMPVPQTAEALSRGVIDGTVLPMEGLDALRLQELVHRHMVFAGENALYTTMMLVAMNQAKYDGLPADLKKVIDDNAGIAEARAIGRVMDQADAPVVASIEKSTTNRIIALTPEETDRFRAVGAEVEKAWAERMTARGIDGPALIEEAKALVAKYAARP
- a CDS encoding prolyl-tRNA synthetase associated domain-containing protein, coding for MPATRADLFARLDALGIAHETYDHAPVFTVEEAEAETGHVPGLHVKNLFLKDKRGDLWLATVAADRRVDLKHLQTLLGAGRFSFGKPDLLMEVLGVTPGSVTPFALINDPDRRVVFALDRLVAEAERINAHPLFNDASTVVTGEGLKRFVASFGHDVRIVDLDAPA
- the trxA gene encoding thioredoxin, with the protein product MQTIIGGAGGTAPADVIKDTDTAHFMADVIETSRETPVIVDFWAPWCGPCKQLTPVLEKVVLAAKGKVRLVKMNIDENPELAQQMRIQSIPAVYAFVGGRPVDGFMGALPESQIRQFVDNLLRAGGDDETRMIDEALAQAAELLEAGDVRMAGGLYTQVLQADPSRTEALAGLSQVYVKMGDLEKAREVLAHAPEEMAKDPHLVRARTAIDLAEKAAGAGETAALEARLAADPADHATRMELAMALYAAGDARAAIDQLLEIVRRDRDWNENAARTQLFEIFDALGPKDPVAQSGRRKLTSILFA